Proteins from one Antennarius striatus isolate MH-2024 chromosome 12, ASM4005453v1, whole genome shotgun sequence genomic window:
- the LOC137605407 gene encoding filamin A-interacting protein 1-like isoform X2 → MTSPNLLSEVEVLRRQVVEMEGKDEELLRMWDQCRDLDHRLAQETRQCRSLRAEVDMLNRRISDLDRIEQALGKSKQDCSILKGNFEREREVNKTLSGELDTLKVRVRELEASESQLEQSEAVIRQSLAKLRSLTAALVEDRKTMAERLQQAEEKLNRKEAKRNEQSNLASMTERLRDDRQQTLRSKANLAERIKGIAKEKEELQDRLQREEERNRELHSKITIMRKRLQVLENQEEKEGKYTNTPTANNPNHHCQTEDNKVKELTKELDRLRKKLQDKDKLEIELMKVEEDLESLEKQFKDEQKRSQALTEELEIAKRELSRYNQAEKQEVNQEHLLLCHLQKEQVKSRLLSREVDTLKEKLQKLMGTEESISRVQTDHSTLQRKLAHQEARNRELAREMKELNRELHSYKQNQNHTTGVTEQNFTDHHRSSKQVQTEEKGCPLPDNSEHSVGLDEEYQHNAVVRNRRGSPVTNLNCLNNANNNISQNSSHSNNGMDMRQTVNGEVMMLTHTSGQPLHIKVTPHHILNTATFEISSSTGDSATSYTSAAAIPASGASPKQRITIIQNSALSTANSKTLPSSPDRTVSPLNGTLSRVFSPNSSRSGTPDHNNPSIQTTTVRTCSPEATEFAHKTVFCKSLEQQNGWQNQKFSSTDTSPSIITTEDNKIHIHVGTPYSQSLNGIAQSIPQPAGAYYLRQEQRTQVLGNSCHVKGVGKITSSITISPDTSSVSHSSNITVSGLCD, encoded by the coding sequence ATGACTTCCCCAAACCTGTTGTCAGAAGTTGAGGTGCTGAGAAGACAGGTGGTGGAAATGGAGGGGAAAGATGAAGAACTGCTACGAATGTGGGACCAGTGTCGAGACCTGGACCACAGACTAGCACAGGAGACCAGGCAATGTCGTAGTTTGAGAGCTGAGGTAGATATGCTCAATCGCAGAATTAGTGATTTGGACAGGATAGAACAGGCTTTGGGTAAGAGCAAGCAGGACTGCAGCATTCTGAAGGGGAACTTTGAGCGTGAGAGAGAAGTTAACAAAACTCTGTCTGGTGAGCTTGACACTTTGAAAGTTAGGGTGAGAGAGCTAGAGGCAAGTGAAAGCCAGCTTGAACAGAGTGAAGCAGTGATTAGACAGAGCTTGGCCAAGCTCAGGTCACTGACTGCAGCTTTGGTGGAGGACAGAAAGACCATGGCTGAGAGGCTTCAACAGGCTGAAGAAAAACTTAACAGAAAGGAAGCAAAAAGAAATGAGCAGAGTAATTTGGCATCAATGACAGAAAGACTGAGAGACGACAGGCAACAGACACTGAGGTCTAAGGCAAATTTAGCAGAAAGGATTAAGGGAATagcaaaggaaaaagaagagctTCAAGACAGATtgcaaagagaggaggaaaggaatAGAGAGCTACATAGTAAAATAACCATAATGAGAAAAAGATTACAGGTCTTGGAAaaccaagaagaaaaagagggcaaatacacaaacactccTACTGCAAACAACCCCAACCATCACTGCCAAACAGAAGACAACAAAGTCAAAGAACTGACCAAGGAGTTAGATAGGCTGCGAAAGAAATTACAAGACAAAGACAAGCTGGAGATAGAACTAATGAAGGTAGAAGAAGACCTTGAGTCCCTTGAAAAGCAGTTTAAGGATGAACAGAAGAGGTCTCAGGCTCTAACAGAAGAGCTAGAAATAGCAAAAAGGGAGCTTTCCAGGTATAACCAGGCAGAGAAGCAGGAAGTCAACCAGGAACACCTTCTTCTTTGTCATCTTCAGAAAGAACAGGTCAAGTCCAGACTGTTAAGCAGAGAGGTAGATACCTTGAAGGAAAAGCTACAGAAATTGATGGGAACTGAGGAATCCATCAGTAGGGTTCAGACAGATCACTCCACGTTACAGAGGAAACTGGCTCATCAGGAAGCCAGGAATAGAGAACTTGCAAGGGAGATGAAGGAACTGAATCGTGAGCTACACAGCtacaaacaaaaccagaatCATACAACTGGTGTAACAGAACAAAACTTCACAGACCATCACCGAAGCTCCAAACAGGTTCAAACCGAGGAGAAGGGTTGTCCGCTTCCTGACAATAGCGAGCACAGCGTGGGGCTAGATGAAGAATATCAGCATAATGCAGTAGTCAGAAACAGAAGAGGCTCTCCTGTAACCAATCTTAACTGCTTGAACAATGCAAATAACAACATCAGCCAAAACAGCAGCCATTCAAACAATGGAATGGATATGCGCCAAACAGTTAACGGAGAGGTAatgatgctaacacacacatcagggcAGCCATTGCATATCAAAGTAACTCCACATCATATACTCAACACAGCCACATTTGAGATTAGCAGCTCCACTGGAGACAGTGCTACATCCTACACCAGTGCTGCTGCCATTCCAGCCAGCGGAGCTTCACCTAAACAGAGAATTACCATCATCCAGAATTCAGCATTATCAACAGCCAATTCTAAAACCCTTCCTTCGAGCCCTGATCGTACCGTCTCCCCACTTAATGGAACACTCTCCCGTGTGTTCAGTCCAAATTCATCACGCTCTGGGACGCCTGACCACAACAACCCCTCCATTCAGACTACAACAGTCAGGACCTGTTCCCCAGAGGCAACCGAGTTTGCACATAAGACCGTCTTCTGCAAGTCTCTGGAGCAGCAGAATGGTTGGCAAAATCAGAAGTTCAGCAGCACAGACACAAGCCCCAGCATCATCACCACAGAGGATAACAAGATCCACATACATGTTGGAACACCATATAGCCAGTCTCTGAATGGAATCGCCCAGAGCATCCCACAGCCTGCAGGGGCATACTACCTCCGACAAGAGCAAAGAACTCAAGTGCTAGGCAATAGTTGTCATGTAAAAGGTGTTGGCAAGATTACAAGTAGCATTACTATATCACCTGATACCTCTTCAGTTTCACATTCCTCAAATATTACTGTCAGTGGCCTCTGTGATTAG
- the LOC137605407 gene encoding filamin A-interacting protein 1-like isoform X1, producing the protein MDSMDTATCFWIKRLKLLIVKEREYQDIKEKKHEREVLTLQEELTKLNFFAKLVVKEQTFLSELLEEQRNRVQELTAFTDQIKQDISAAHPTAEKEELTYLHLEVERHKVSIFNQNQNTMTSPNLLSEVEVLRRQVVEMEGKDEELLRMWDQCRDLDHRLAQETRQCRSLRAEVDMLNRRISDLDRIEQALGKSKQDCSILKGNFEREREVNKTLSGELDTLKVRVRELEASESQLEQSEAVIRQSLAKLRSLTAALVEDRKTMAERLQQAEEKLNRKEAKRNEQSNLASMTERLRDDRQQTLRSKANLAERIKGIAKEKEELQDRLQREEERNRELHSKITIMRKRLQVLENQEEKEGKYTNTPTANNPNHHCQTEDNKVKELTKELDRLRKKLQDKDKLEIELMKVEEDLESLEKQFKDEQKRSQALTEELEIAKRELSRYNQAEKQEVNQEHLLLCHLQKEQVKSRLLSREVDTLKEKLQKLMGTEESISRVQTDHSTLQRKLAHQEARNRELAREMKELNRELHSYKQNQNHTTGVTEQNFTDHHRSSKQVQTEEKGCPLPDNSEHSVGLDEEYQHNAVVRNRRGSPVTNLNCLNNANNNISQNSSHSNNGMDMRQTVNGEVMMLTHTSGQPLHIKVTPHHILNTATFEISSSTGDSATSYTSAAAIPASGASPKQRITIIQNSALSTANSKTLPSSPDRTVSPLNGTLSRVFSPNSSRSGTPDHNNPSIQTTTVRTCSPEATEFAHKTVFCKSLEQQNGWQNQKFSSTDTSPSIITTEDNKIHIHVGTPYSQSLNGIAQSIPQPAGAYYLRQEQRTQVLGNSCHVKGVGKITSSITISPDTSSVSHSSNITVSGLCD; encoded by the coding sequence GCTCAAGCTCCTAATTGTAAAAGAGAGAGAATACCAAgacataaaagagaaaaaacatgaaagagaaGTATTAACTCTACAGGAAGAGCTGACCAAGCTGAATTTTTTTGCAAAGCTAGTTGTTAAGGAGCAAACGTTTCTGAGCGAGCTGCTGGAGGAACAGAGGAATCGCGTTCAAGAACTGACTGCCTTCACTGACCAAATCAAGCAGGACATCAGTGCAGCTCACCCCACTGCAGAAAAAGAGGAGCTCACATACCTGCATCTGGAGGTGGAGCGCCACAAAGTTTCTATCTTCAACCAAAACCAGAATACCATGACTTCCCCAAACCTGTTGTCAGAAGTTGAGGTGCTGAGAAGACAGGTGGTGGAAATGGAGGGGAAAGATGAAGAACTGCTACGAATGTGGGACCAGTGTCGAGACCTGGACCACAGACTAGCACAGGAGACCAGGCAATGTCGTAGTTTGAGAGCTGAGGTAGATATGCTCAATCGCAGAATTAGTGATTTGGACAGGATAGAACAGGCTTTGGGTAAGAGCAAGCAGGACTGCAGCATTCTGAAGGGGAACTTTGAGCGTGAGAGAGAAGTTAACAAAACTCTGTCTGGTGAGCTTGACACTTTGAAAGTTAGGGTGAGAGAGCTAGAGGCAAGTGAAAGCCAGCTTGAACAGAGTGAAGCAGTGATTAGACAGAGCTTGGCCAAGCTCAGGTCACTGACTGCAGCTTTGGTGGAGGACAGAAAGACCATGGCTGAGAGGCTTCAACAGGCTGAAGAAAAACTTAACAGAAAGGAAGCAAAAAGAAATGAGCAGAGTAATTTGGCATCAATGACAGAAAGACTGAGAGACGACAGGCAACAGACACTGAGGTCTAAGGCAAATTTAGCAGAAAGGATTAAGGGAATagcaaaggaaaaagaagagctTCAAGACAGATtgcaaagagaggaggaaaggaatAGAGAGCTACATAGTAAAATAACCATAATGAGAAAAAGATTACAGGTCTTGGAAaaccaagaagaaaaagagggcaaatacacaaacactccTACTGCAAACAACCCCAACCATCACTGCCAAACAGAAGACAACAAAGTCAAAGAACTGACCAAGGAGTTAGATAGGCTGCGAAAGAAATTACAAGACAAAGACAAGCTGGAGATAGAACTAATGAAGGTAGAAGAAGACCTTGAGTCCCTTGAAAAGCAGTTTAAGGATGAACAGAAGAGGTCTCAGGCTCTAACAGAAGAGCTAGAAATAGCAAAAAGGGAGCTTTCCAGGTATAACCAGGCAGAGAAGCAGGAAGTCAACCAGGAACACCTTCTTCTTTGTCATCTTCAGAAAGAACAGGTCAAGTCCAGACTGTTAAGCAGAGAGGTAGATACCTTGAAGGAAAAGCTACAGAAATTGATGGGAACTGAGGAATCCATCAGTAGGGTTCAGACAGATCACTCCACGTTACAGAGGAAACTGGCTCATCAGGAAGCCAGGAATAGAGAACTTGCAAGGGAGATGAAGGAACTGAATCGTGAGCTACACAGCtacaaacaaaaccagaatCATACAACTGGTGTAACAGAACAAAACTTCACAGACCATCACCGAAGCTCCAAACAGGTTCAAACCGAGGAGAAGGGTTGTCCGCTTCCTGACAATAGCGAGCACAGCGTGGGGCTAGATGAAGAATATCAGCATAATGCAGTAGTCAGAAACAGAAGAGGCTCTCCTGTAACCAATCTTAACTGCTTGAACAATGCAAATAACAACATCAGCCAAAACAGCAGCCATTCAAACAATGGAATGGATATGCGCCAAACAGTTAACGGAGAGGTAatgatgctaacacacacatcagggcAGCCATTGCATATCAAAGTAACTCCACATCATATACTCAACACAGCCACATTTGAGATTAGCAGCTCCACTGGAGACAGTGCTACATCCTACACCAGTGCTGCTGCCATTCCAGCCAGCGGAGCTTCACCTAAACAGAGAATTACCATCATCCAGAATTCAGCATTATCAACAGCCAATTCTAAAACCCTTCCTTCGAGCCCTGATCGTACCGTCTCCCCACTTAATGGAACACTCTCCCGTGTGTTCAGTCCAAATTCATCACGCTCTGGGACGCCTGACCACAACAACCCCTCCATTCAGACTACAACAGTCAGGACCTGTTCCCCAGAGGCAACCGAGTTTGCACATAAGACCGTCTTCTGCAAGTCTCTGGAGCAGCAGAATGGTTGGCAAAATCAGAAGTTCAGCAGCACAGACACAAGCCCCAGCATCATCACCACAGAGGATAACAAGATCCACATACATGTTGGAACACCATATAGCCAGTCTCTGAATGGAATCGCCCAGAGCATCCCACAGCCTGCAGGGGCATACTACCTCCGACAAGAGCAAAGAACTCAAGTGCTAGGCAATAGTTGTCATGTAAAAGGTGTTGGCAAGATTACAAGTAGCATTACTATATCACCTGATACCTCTTCAGTTTCACATTCCTCAAATATTACTGTCAGTGGCCTCTGTGATTAG